In Streptomyces sp. TLI_146, the genomic stretch GGCCCACCACCTCCGCGGCGGCGGCGTCGGGGCTGACCGGTATGAGCTCCTCGGGCCTGCCCGGCGCGGGGCGCAGCAGCCGGAGCAGCAGCAGGGTCCGGCAGGCCGCCTCGACCTCCTCCTCGGTCAGGCCGAGCGCCGGGGGCGCGTCGGGCGGCCACCGCTTGAGGCTGCCCCGTGACAGCACGTACTCGAAGACGGCGACGGCTCTCGCGTCCAGCTGCGGCAGCCCGTCCATGTTTGCACCGATAGTCATGAGTTTCCCCCGCAATGCGGCCGTACGACTTCCGTGCCATGCAGGCTATTGCCAGGTCAAAGCCCTGGACCAACGGGGCTTGCCGGGATGGACTTTGGTCGTCCGGCCGGGCAAACCCCGCCAGGCCGACATTTGGGACCCGGTGGGTCCATGCGTTCCTGATCTCCCGACCCTGGAGCCGTGCCATGCCCGGAGCAGTCCGCTGTCTTCTCGTCCTCACAGTCCTGGTGGTGGGTGGCGCGTGCGTCACCACGGCGAACGGCGGCCCGGGGACGGCGGCCGGAGCGCGCGGGGGTGTGACCGTGACGGTCGCGGCGGACATCCTCGACACGAGCTGGGGCGACGACTACGTGCGGCCCGAGCTCTAACCCCTCTCCTTCGGCTCCTTCTGCTCCCTTCTGCCGCGAACTGTGAGGTCGAACAGCGTGTCCACCCTGCCCGCGGCGCCGCCGCCCGCCCCGCTTCCGGCCCTGCCCGGACCCCGGCGGGCCCGCGCCGAACGTCCGGCGGACCTCGCGCTGTTGCCCGATCTGGTACGGGCGGTGGTGGCCCGTACCGCATCCGGGGCGGACTGGACCGTGGAGCCCGGCGACTTCTGGTGCCACGTCGTCCCCGCCGGGGCCGCCCGCCGCGCCCAGGGCTGGAAGCTCCACGTCTCGGCCACCCCGCTCGCCGCGCCCCTGACCCTGGCGCGGGCCGCCGAGGTGCTCGTCGCCCACCGGGCCGCCTTCAAGTTCGCGGGCAGCCCCGCCAGGGTCGCGGCCCTCGTCTCCGGGCGCTACGAGCGCGGCGGTGGCGGCAAGTTCATCACCGTGTATCCGGCCGACGACGACCACTTCCGCCTCCTCGCCGAGGAACTGCACCTCGCCACCGCCGGGCTGCCGGGTCCCGCGGTGCTCTCCGACCGCCGCTATCGGCCGGGAAGCCAGGTGTACTACCGGTACGGCGTGTTCGCCGCCACCACGGAGCTGACCGCCGACGGTTGCTTCGCCGCCCGGCTCACCGACCCCCAGGGGCGTCTGGTCGCCGACGAGCGGAACGCCTGGTTCAGCCCGCCTGCCTGGGCGGGCGATCCGTTCCCCGACCGCCCCGCGGCCCCGGCCCGCAGCAAGGCCACGGCCAAACCGGTCCTGCTGAACGACCGCTATCTCGTACGCGGTGCGATCCAGCACTCCAACAAGGGCGGGGTGTTCCGCGCCGAGGACACCAGGACCGGCGCCCAGGTCGTCGTCAAGCAGGCGCGGCCTCATGTGGGGGCGGGCCTGGAGGGGCTGGACGTCCGCGACCTGCTGCGCAGGGAGGCGGCGCTGCTCGACCGCTTCGCCGGTGCCCGCCCCGACCGGGTCCCGCGCCTCGTCGAGGTGTTCGAGCAGCAGGGCAGCGAGTTCCTGGCCGCCGAGTCGGTACCGGGCGCGACCCTGCGGCGCACCGTCGCCGAGCGTCTGATCCAGGACGGGACCGGCTGCCCGGACGACCGTACGGCCGACTCCCTGGTCCGGCAGCTCGTCGAACTGGTCGGCACCGCCCACGGACTGGGCGTCACCCTCCACGACTTCAACCCCAACAACGTGATGGTCACGCCGGAGGGCCAACTCCTGCTGATCGACCTGGAGATGGCGGCCCGGGAGGGCGAACTCTGGGTGCTGGGCGCCACTCCCGGCTACACCGCCCCCGAACTGCGCGCCCTGGACCAGGTGGCGCCCGCGTTGACGCCGGACGTCGACCTGTACGCCCTGGGGGCGACGGTCCTGCACGCGCTGACTGGCGCGGACCCGCTGTTCGCGGCGGACCGGCCGGGCGCGGGGGCCCGGCCGGAGGAGGAGCGCCTGGCCGGGCTCCTGGAGCTGCTGGCCCGGGACAACCCGCCGGTAGGCCGTTTCGCGCCGCTGATACGGGGGTTGATGCGGGACGACCCCGCCGAGCGGTGGACGTTGGAGCGGGCGCGGCGGTTCATCACCGGGGCGGGGGCGGACGCCAACGGTGTGGCGATGCAGAGCTGCGCCCGTACGACAGCGGACGCGGCCCCGGCGTTGCCGCCCGCCGCACCTCGTACCGCAGTGGATCCGACCCCGGAATTGCCGCCCGCCGCACCTCGTACCGCAGTGGATCCGACCCCGGAATTGCCGCCCGCCGCACCTCGTACCGCAGTGGACCCGGAGCCGACCGACACCGCGCGCCTCACCCTCGCACGGCTGCTCCACGACGGTGTCGCCCATCTCCTCGCCACCATGCGGCCGCACGACACCGAACGGCTCTGGCCGTCGGAGGCGTTCGGCGCGACCTGCGACCCGGTGGCCGTGCAGCACGGTTCGGCGGGCGGTGTGAGCGTACTCGCGAGGGCGCTGCGGCACTGGGACGGCGACGGCGCCGGATCGGCGCCCGTGCCGCGGGACGCGCTGCGCGAAGGGCTGCGGTCCGCCGCGTACTGGACCGCCGACCGGCAGGACGCCCTGCCCGGGAACCTCCCTGGCCTGCACTTCGGCCGCTCCGGCACGGCGTGGGCCCTGCTGGACGCGGCCGGGGCGCTCGACGACACCGCGCTCGCCGCACGCGCCGCCGACCTCGCCCTGGCGCTTCCGGTCGCGTGGCCCAACCCCGACGTCTGCCACGGCGCGGCCGGATCCGGTCTGGCCCAGCTGCACTTCTGGCGCACCACCGGGGACCCGCGCTTCCTCGACCGTGCCACACGGGCCGCAGACGGGCTGCTCGCGGCGGCCCGGCGCACCCCGGAGGGGATCTTCTGGCCGGTGCCGGAGGACTTCGCGTCCGCCCTCGCGGGAGCCTGGCACTACGGCTTCGCGCACGGCGTGGCCGGGGTCGCCACCTTCCTGCTGCTGGCGGCCGAGGCCACGGGGGAGGAGCGCTTCCTGGGCGCGGCCGTCGAGGCGGGCGCCACACTGGCCGCCGCCGCCCGCCGGGGACCCGCGGGTGCCCTCTGGCCGGTCGACCGGGCCCGCCACCTCTCCGGCTCACCCGACCTCGCCCGGCACTGGTGCAGCGGCTCGTCCGGAGTGGGCACCTTCCTGGTCCGGCTCTGGTCGGCCACCGGCGCGCACGACGACGCCCTGCGCGAGCTGGTGGAGGACGCCGCCCTCGCCGTACGGGCGGGCAGGGCGACCGATTCGACGTCGACCTGCCACGGGCTCGCGGGCAACGCCGAATTCCTGCTCGACGCGGCCGAGTTGACGGGCGACGCACACCACCGGGCCGGGGCGGAGCTGCTGGTCGAGCATCTGGCGGCGCAGGCGGTCCTGTACGACGGCCGGTTGCTTGTGCCCGGCGAGAACCGCAAGGCGGTGCTCGCCGAGTACGCCACCGGCCTCGCCGGAAGCCTCTCGCCGCTGCTGCGGATGCGTTTCGGCGGCCCCCGCGCGTGGCTGCCCGAGGGCGAACGCGCCCACCCCTGAACGTCCGGTGGCCGCCCGGCCGCCGGCAGCCGGACCCGACGGGTCCGGCCGGTCCCTCCCGAACGAAGGAGTCCACCATGATGGAGCACGACATCGACGCCCTCCAGGTCCTGCCCGAGGACATCCGTACCGAGAGCCTCGGCGGCGAGGACCACGCCGCCGCGCTGATCACGGCCTGTCGCATCCACACCAGCGGCTGCTGACGCGCCGGTGGAGGGGACCGGCTCCAGGTCCGGCCCCCTCCACCGCACACGTCCCGTCGAGCCGCTAGCGGTGCAGCAGTTGGGTCCGCGCCAGCTCGCGGTACAGGCTGTCGCCCGCCAGCAGCTGGGCGTGGGTCCCCACCGCCCGTACGCACCCGGCCTCCATGACCACGATGCGGTCGGCCGTGGTCACGGTGGACAGCCGGTGGGCGACCACCAGGACCGTGGTGGTGCGGGCCGCGTCGGCGATGGTGTCGCGCAGGGCCGCCTCGTTGGCCGCGTCGAGCTGTGAAGTGGCCTCGTCGAGCAGCAGCAGCCGCGGGCGCCGCAGCAGGGCCCGGGCGATCGCCACGCGCTGGCGCTCGCCGCCGGAGAGCCGGCAGCCCCGATGTCCTACGTGGGTGTCCAGGCCCTGGGGCAGCCGGTCGGCCACGTTCTCCAGCCGGGCCAGCCGCAGGACGCGGCGCAGCTGGTCCGCCGTCGCCTCGCCGACCCCCAGCATCAGGTTGTCGCGCAGGGTGCCCGCGAGGACGGGGGAGTCCTGCTCGACGTAGCCGATGCCCGCCCGCAGCTCGGCCAGCGGCCACTCCCGTACGTCCTTGCCGTCCAGCGACACACGGCCGGCGTCGGGCTCGTAGAACCGCTCGATCAGGGAGAACGCGGTGGTCTTGCCCGCGCCCGACGGTCCGACGAACGCGGTCAGGCCGCAGCCGGGGACCGTGAAGGAGACCCGCCGGTGGACGTCGGGCAGCCCGGGGCGGTAGGCGAAGCGCACCTCGTGGAACGTCACGGTGGCGGGCCGCGGCTCCTGTCCCGGTGGTGCCGGGGCCGCGAGACCCGGCGTCCCCACGTCCTCCACCTCCAGCTCCTCCACCTCCCGGATGCGGGCGGCCGCGGCCGAGCCGATCTGGAACTGACCGACCCCTTCGACCAGTTGGCCGATCCGGGGTGCCAGCGCGAAGAGGTAGAGGAGGAAGGCCACCAGCGTGGAGACACCGATCGCGCCGGAGGTCACGCGCGCGCCGCCCACGCCCAGGACGACGAGGAAGCAGACCTGCACGACCACCGCCGACACGGTCGCGGAGACCGCTTCCCACGCGGCGGCGCGCACCCCGGTGCGGCGGGCGTGCTCGGCCGCCCGGTGCAGCACCGCGGCCTCCCGCTGTTCGGCGCCGGACGCCTTGAGCGTACGGAAGGCGCCCAGGGCCCGTTCCAATGCGGCCCCGATACGGCCGACCGCCTCCTGGGTGTGCCGGGTGGCGCGGCCGATGCGCGGGGAGACCACCGCGACGACGACGCCCACGAACGCGATCACGGCGAGCGTGACGCCGAGCAGCACGGCGTCGAGCAGGCCCATCATGACGACCGTCGCCACGGTGACCAGCGTGCCCGTGACGGCGGCCGACACCGCCTGGGGGGCGCTCTGGCGCAGCAGCGCGGTGTCGGAGGTGGCGCGGGCGATCAGATCGCCCGGCTCGGTGCGCTCCACCACCGGAACGCGCAGCCGCAGCAGACGGTCGGTCAGCCGGCGGCGGGCGGCGCAGACGACGGCCTCGGCGGACCGGTCCAGTACGTAGTGGCCGAGTCCGGCGAGGATGCCGCCCGCCACCACCAGCGCGCTGAGCGCGACGACGGGCCCGGCCGCCAGGTGCCCGCGGCCCATGTCGTCCATGACGTGCTTGGCCGCGAGAGGTTGTGCCAGTCCCATCAGACTGCCCAGCAGACCGAGGAAGACCCCGGCGAGCATACGGGCGCGCTGCGGGCGGAGGTGGCCCAGGAGGGCGCGGTGGCCGGAGCGGAGGCCGTCGGCGCGCCGCGGCTCGTCCGGCCGGGCCGTCGCGGGAGCGTCGTCGGACGTGCGGCGGGTCGCGACGGGAGGCGCTGGCGTCACGGCCTCACTCCACCGCGAAGAAGCGCTGGAAGTAGTCGGCCGGTGTGCCCTCGCCGACGGGCTCGCCCTCGGCCTCCACCCAGGCGTGGGCGGCGAACGGCGGACGGGTGCGCACCCCCACGCACCAGGTGGGCCACTGGCCGCGGCAGCGGCACAGCAGCACCGTGGCCAGCGACCGGGGCAGGCACCCCTTGTGCCCGCCCGCCGCCAGGCTCACGGCGAGCACCGTCTCCCGCGCCCGGGTCGCCTCCGCGAGCGTCGCGGGCCGGGCTCCCCTGCGCAGCACGGCCAGGACGGCGCGGATACGGCCGGGCGGCAGCGCGGCCAGCGCGTGCGCACAGCCCACCACCAGCCGGGCCGCGGCGCGGCGGCCCAGGGGGA encodes the following:
- the lanL gene encoding class IV lanthionine synthetase LanL, with the translated sequence MSTLPAAPPPAPLPALPGPRRARAERPADLALLPDLVRAVVARTASGADWTVEPGDFWCHVVPAGAARRAQGWKLHVSATPLAAPLTLARAAEVLVAHRAAFKFAGSPARVAALVSGRYERGGGGKFITVYPADDDHFRLLAEELHLATAGLPGPAVLSDRRYRPGSQVYYRYGVFAATTELTADGCFAARLTDPQGRLVADERNAWFSPPAWAGDPFPDRPAAPARSKATAKPVLLNDRYLVRGAIQHSNKGGVFRAEDTRTGAQVVVKQARPHVGAGLEGLDVRDLLRREAALLDRFAGARPDRVPRLVEVFEQQGSEFLAAESVPGATLRRTVAERLIQDGTGCPDDRTADSLVRQLVELVGTAHGLGVTLHDFNPNNVMVTPEGQLLLIDLEMAAREGELWVLGATPGYTAPELRALDQVAPALTPDVDLYALGATVLHALTGADPLFAADRPGAGARPEEERLAGLLELLARDNPPVGRFAPLIRGLMRDDPAERWTLERARRFITGAGADANGVAMQSCARTTADAAPALPPAAPRTAVDPTPELPPAAPRTAVDPTPELPPAAPRTAVDPEPTDTARLTLARLLHDGVAHLLATMRPHDTERLWPSEAFGATCDPVAVQHGSAGGVSVLARALRHWDGDGAGSAPVPRDALREGLRSAAYWTADRQDALPGNLPGLHFGRSGTAWALLDAAGALDDTALAARAADLALALPVAWPNPDVCHGAAGSGLAQLHFWRTTGDPRFLDRATRAADGLLAAARRTPEGIFWPVPEDFASALAGAWHYGFAHGVAGVATFLLLAAEATGEERFLGAAVEAGATLAAAARRGPAGALWPVDRARHLSGSPDLARHWCSGSSGVGTFLVRLWSATGAHDDALRELVEDAALAVRAGRATDSTSTCHGLAGNAEFLLDAAELTGDAHHRAGAELLVEHLAAQAVLYDGRLLVPGENRKAVLAEYATGLAGSLSPLLRMRFGGPRAWLPEGERAHP
- a CDS encoding ALQxL family class IV lanthipeptide, whose amino-acid sequence is MMEHDIDALQVLPEDIRTESLGGEDHAAALITACRIHTSGC
- a CDS encoding ABC transporter ATP-binding protein translates to MTPAPPVATRRTSDDAPATARPDEPRRADGLRSGHRALLGHLRPQRARMLAGVFLGLLGSLMGLAQPLAAKHVMDDMGRGHLAAGPVVALSALVVAGGILAGLGHYVLDRSAEAVVCAARRRLTDRLLRLRVPVVERTEPGDLIARATSDTALLRQSAPQAVSAAVTGTLVTVATVVMMGLLDAVLLGVTLAVIAFVGVVVAVVSPRIGRATRHTQEAVGRIGAALERALGAFRTLKASGAEQREAAVLHRAAEHARRTGVRAAAWEAVSATVSAVVVQVCFLVVLGVGGARVTSGAIGVSTLVAFLLYLFALAPRIGQLVEGVGQFQIGSAAAARIREVEELEVEDVGTPGLAAPAPPGQEPRPATVTFHEVRFAYRPGLPDVHRRVSFTVPGCGLTAFVGPSGAGKTTAFSLIERFYEPDAGRVSLDGKDVREWPLAELRAGIGYVEQDSPVLAGTLRDNLMLGVGEATADQLRRVLRLARLENVADRLPQGLDTHVGHRGCRLSGGERQRVAIARALLRRPRLLLLDEATSQLDAANEAALRDTIADAARTTTVLVVAHRLSTVTTADRIVVMEAGCVRAVGTHAQLLAGDSLYRELARTQLLHR
- a CDS encoding lasso peptide biosynthesis B2 protein, which translates into the protein MSTPEAVPYRPRSVPLGRRAAARLVVGCAHALAALPPGRIRAVLAVLRRGARPATLAEATRARETVLAVSLAAGGHKGCLPRSLATVLLCRCRGQWPTWCVGVRTRPPFAAHAWVEAEGEPVGEGTPADYFQRFFAVE